Proteins co-encoded in one Ruegeria pomeroyi DSS-3 genomic window:
- the hisA gene encoding 1-(5-phosphoribosyl)-5-[(5-phosphoribosylamino)methylideneamino]imidazole-4-carboxamide isomerase, with translation MILYPAIDLKDGQAVRLVHGEMDQATVFNDNPAAQALEFVAAGCEWLHLVDLNGAFAGEPVNAAPVEAILEQCKVPAQLGGGIRDMATIERWLDKGLARVILGTVAVENPDLVREAARAFPGKVAVGIDARNGRVATKGWAEETDVMVTDLAKSFEDAGVAAIIYTDILRDGAMKGPNIKATADLARAVSIPVIASGGVSSLEDLIALRDCGASLNGAISGRALYDGALDLKQALAALKG, from the coding sequence ATGATCCTCTACCCCGCAATCGACCTCAAGGACGGCCAGGCCGTGCGTCTTGTCCATGGCGAGATGGACCAGGCCACCGTGTTCAACGACAACCCCGCCGCGCAGGCGCTGGAGTTTGTCGCGGCGGGTTGCGAGTGGCTGCATCTGGTGGACCTGAACGGCGCCTTTGCCGGAGAGCCGGTCAATGCTGCCCCGGTCGAGGCGATCCTGGAGCAATGCAAGGTGCCCGCGCAGCTGGGCGGTGGCATCCGCGACATGGCCACGATCGAGCGCTGGCTGGACAAGGGGCTGGCCCGGGTCATCCTGGGCACCGTGGCGGTCGAGAACCCCGATCTGGTGCGCGAGGCGGCGCGCGCCTTTCCCGGCAAGGTCGCGGTGGGCATCGACGCCCGCAATGGCCGCGTCGCCACCAAGGGCTGGGCCGAAGAGACAGATGTGATGGTCACCGATCTGGCCAAATCCTTCGAGGATGCGGGGGTGGCGGCGATCATCTATACCGACATTCTGCGCGACGGCGCCATGAAGGGGCCCAATATCAAGGCGACCGCCGATCTGGCCCGTGCCGTGTCGATCCCGGTCATCGCCTCGGGCGGGGTCTCCTCGCTGGAGGATCTGATCGCGCTGCGCGACTGCGGAGCTTCGCTGAACGGAGCGATCTCGGGTCGGGCGCTGTATGACGGGGCGCTGGACCTGAAACAGGCACTAGCCGCGCTCAAGGGCTGA
- the rlmB gene encoding 23S rRNA (guanosine(2251)-2'-O)-methyltransferase RlmB, with protein MKKPKWVVEKEQAKKASAAETVWLFGLHAVRDALMNPKREKLRLIVTLNAREKLAEAIDAAGIEPELADARRFSAPIDPGSVHQGAALEVKPLNWGSLAEVAIGAENPRVILLDRVTDPHNVGAILRSAEVLGASAVIGTRHHSAPETGALAKTASGALERQPYLRMRNLADAITELQGMGYLVLGLDGEASETIEAALAGQTDRPVALVLGAEGPGLRQKTKETVDKLVKIDAAGGFGSLNVSNAAAIALYASKAH; from the coding sequence ATGAAGAAACCGAAATGGGTGGTCGAGAAGGAACAGGCCAAAAAAGCGTCCGCTGCCGAGACGGTCTGGCTGTTTGGCCTGCACGCCGTACGCGATGCGCTGATGAACCCGAAACGCGAGAAATTGCGCCTGATCGTGACCCTGAACGCGCGGGAAAAGCTGGCCGAAGCCATCGACGCGGCGGGGATCGAGCCGGAACTGGCCGACGCCCGCCGCTTCAGCGCGCCGATCGACCCCGGCTCGGTCCATCAGGGCGCGGCGCTTGAGGTCAAGCCGCTCAACTGGGGCAGTCTGGCCGAGGTTGCGATCGGCGCGGAAAATCCGCGGGTGATTCTGCTCGACCGGGTGACCGACCCGCATAATGTCGGGGCCATCCTGCGCTCGGCCGAGGTGCTGGGCGCCAGCGCGGTGATTGGCACCCGCCACCATTCGGCGCCCGAGACCGGTGCCCTGGCCAAGACCGCCAGCGGCGCGCTGGAACGCCAGCCCTATCTGCGGATGCGCAACCTGGCCGATGCCATCACCGAGTTGCAGGGCATGGGCTATCTGGTGCTGGGGCTGGATGGCGAGGCCAGCGAGACCATCGAGGCCGCGCTGGCCGGGCAAACCGACCGTCCGGTGGCGCTGGTGCTGGGGGCCGAGGGGCCGGGGCTGCGCCAAAAGACCAAGGAAACGGTGGACAAATTGGTCAAGATCGACGCAGCCGGCGGTTTCGGCTCGCTCAACGTCTCGAATGCGGCGGCAATCGCCCTATATGCATCCAAGGCGCATTAA
- the hisF gene encoding imidazole glycerol phosphate synthase subunit HisF, which translates to MLKTRIIPCLDVADGRVVKGVNFVGLRDAGDPVDAARAYDAAGADEICFLDIHATHENRGTMFDVVSRTAEQCFVPLTVGGGVRTHADVRALLLAGADKVSFNSAAVANPDVIAEAADRFGSQCIVCAIDAKTVEPGRWEIFTHGGRKPTGIDAVEFARLVTAKGAGEILLTSMDRDGTKSGFNLPLTRAIADAVDVPVIASGGVGTLDHLVEGVTEGHASAVLAASIFHFGEYTIREAKEHMAAAGIPMRLT; encoded by the coding sequence ATGCTGAAGACCCGCATCATCCCCTGTCTCGACGTTGCTGATGGCCGCGTGGTCAAGGGCGTGAATTTCGTTGGCCTGCGCGATGCGGGCGACCCGGTGGATGCCGCCCGCGCCTATGACGCGGCGGGCGCGGACGAGATCTGTTTCCTCGACATCCACGCCACCCATGAAAACCGGGGCACCATGTTCGACGTGGTCAGCCGCACCGCTGAGCAGTGTTTCGTGCCGCTCACCGTGGGGGGCGGCGTGCGCACGCATGCCGATGTGCGCGCCCTGCTGCTGGCAGGCGCCGACAAGGTCAGTTTCAACTCGGCCGCAGTGGCCAATCCGGATGTCATCGCCGAGGCCGCCGACCGGTTCGGCAGCCAATGCATCGTCTGCGCCATCGACGCCAAAACGGTGGAGCCCGGCCGCTGGGAGATCTTCACCCATGGCGGGCGCAAGCCGACCGGGATCGACGCGGTAGAGTTCGCCCGCCTGGTCACCGCCAAGGGCGCCGGTGAGATCCTGCTGACCTCGATGGATCGCGACGGCACCAAATCCGGTTTCAACCTGCCGCTGACCCGCGCCATCGCCGATGCGGTCGACGTGCCGGTGATCGCCTCGGGCGGCGTCGGCACGCTCGACCATCTGGTCGAGGGCGTGACCGAGGGGCATGCCAGCGCGGTACTCGCCGCCTCGATCTTTCACTTCGGTGAATACACCATCCGCGAGGCCAAGGAACACATGGCCGCCGCCGGCATCCCGATGAGGCTGACATGA
- a CDS encoding helix-turn-helix transcriptional regulator, with amino-acid sequence MDRLTALMERFQLRVEAAAPEDANLLALAGADGTPGELLFYPAGTGRAGDPLFAARVSWSGESNPFLAALPEVVRFDLSADPEARAVVELIRVEVAARRCGAQSVVNRLGEVLMVRLLRDQIAQGATRPGLLAGLADPRLSRAIVAIHDHPGRVWSNGDLAAEAGLSLSRFAELFAAQVGETPMGYLRRWRLILAAQDLGRGDRVDRVARRYAYGSPEAFARAFRRAHGVAPMSLRAG; translated from the coding sequence ATGGACAGGCTGACAGCATTGATGGAGCGGTTCCAGCTGAGGGTCGAGGCTGCCGCGCCCGAGGACGCCAATCTGTTGGCCCTGGCTGGTGCGGACGGGACGCCGGGTGAATTGCTGTTCTATCCTGCGGGCACGGGGCGGGCGGGCGATCCGCTGTTTGCGGCGCGGGTCAGCTGGTCGGGAGAGAGCAACCCGTTTCTGGCCGCGCTGCCCGAAGTGGTGCGCTTCGATCTGAGCGCGGATCCCGAGGCGCGCGCGGTGGTCGAGCTGATCCGGGTCGAGGTGGCGGCACGGCGCTGCGGCGCGCAATCGGTGGTCAACCGGCTGGGCGAGGTGCTGATGGTGCGTCTGTTGCGGGACCAGATCGCGCAGGGGGCGACCCGCCCGGGCCTGTTGGCCGGGCTCGCCGATCCACGTCTCAGCCGGGCAATCGTGGCGATCCATGACCATCCGGGCCGGGTCTGGAGCAATGGTGATCTGGCGGCCGAGGCGGGGCTGTCGCTGTCGCGCTTTGCCGAGCTTTTCGCCGCGCAGGTGGGCGAGACGCCGATGGGCTATCTCAGGCGCTGGCGGCTGATCCTTGCCGCGCAGGATCTCGGTCGCGGCGACCGGGTCGACCGGGTGGCGCGGCGCTATGCCTATGGCTCGCCCGAGGCCTTTGCCCGCGCCTTCCGCCGCGCCCATGGGGTGGCGCCGATGTCGTTGCGCGCCGGGTGA
- a CDS encoding peroxiredoxin-like family protein, with translation MLMPRQTTPPLSLPLVGGGRFDLSAETSTRWTLICFYRGLHCPICATYLKELEKRVADFAERGVACVAVSSDSEERAQAMAEKVGGGTLRFAYDLPLAEARDWGLYISTSRGKTSIGIEEPALFSEPGLFLVTPERTLYYGAVQTMPFVRPHFSELVAALDFAIPNNYPARGEYTGAV, from the coding sequence ATGCTGATGCCCCGCCAGACCACCCCGCCCCTGTCGCTGCCGCTGGTGGGCGGTGGCAGGTTCGATCTATCCGCCGAAACCTCGACACGCTGGACGCTGATCTGTTTCTATCGCGGCCTGCATTGCCCGATCTGCGCCACCTATCTGAAAGAGCTGGAAAAGCGGGTGGCGGATTTCGCCGAACGCGGCGTGGCCTGCGTGGCCGTCAGCTCGGACAGCGAAGAGCGGGCGCAGGCGATGGCGGAGAAGGTCGGGGGCGGCACCTTGCGCTTTGCCTATGACCTGCCCCTGGCCGAGGCACGCGACTGGGGGCTTTATATCTCGACCTCGCGTGGCAAGACCTCGATCGGGATCGAGGAGCCGGCGCTGTTTTCGGAACCGGGCCTGTTCCTGGTCACGCCCGAACGGACGCTCTATTACGGCGCGGTGCAGACCATGCCCTTTGTGCGTCCGCATTTCTCGGAACTGGTGGCGGCGCTGGATTTTGCCATCCCCAACAACTATCCCGCGCGCGGCGAATATACCGGCGCGGTCTGA
- the hisB gene encoding imidazoleglycerol-phosphate dehydratase HisB, with protein sequence MRRASISRQTAETEISVDINLDGTGAYDNQTGVGFFDHMLDQLARHSLIDMTISAKGDYHIDDHHTVEDTGIALGQALSAALGDKRGIRRYGECHLPMDDAQVRCALDLSGRPFLVWNVDLPTAKIGTFDTELVREFFQAFSTHGGITLHVDQLHGLNSHHIAEAAFKAVARALRQAVESDPRKGDAIPSTKGTL encoded by the coding sequence ATGCGCCGTGCCAGCATCAGCCGCCAGACCGCCGAGACCGAGATCTCGGTCGATATCAATCTCGACGGGACCGGAGCCTATGACAACCAGACCGGTGTCGGCTTCTTCGACCATATGCTGGACCAGCTGGCGCGCCATTCGCTGATCGACATGACGATCAGCGCCAAGGGCGACTATCACATCGACGATCACCACACGGTCGAGGATACCGGCATCGCGCTGGGCCAGGCGCTGAGCGCCGCGCTCGGCGACAAGCGGGGCATCCGCCGCTATGGCGAATGCCACCTGCCGATGGATGACGCGCAGGTGCGCTGCGCGCTCGACCTGTCGGGGCGGCCCTTCCTGGTGTGGAACGTGGACCTGCCGACAGCCAAGATCGGCACGTTCGACACCGAGCTGGTGCGCGAGTTCTTTCAGGCCTTCAGCACCCATGGCGGCATCACCCTGCATGTCGACCAACTGCACGGGCTGAACAGCCACCACATCGCCGAGGCCGCGTTCAAGGCGGTGGCCCGTGCCCTGCGTCAGGCGGTCGAATCCGACCCGCGCAAGGGCGACGCCATCCCCTCGACCAAGGGCACGCTCTGA
- the dctP gene encoding TRAP transporter substrate-binding protein DctP, with amino-acid sequence MAQSITFTFGAVAAAGIALAAGTAAQADTWRYAFEEAMTDVQGVYAQKFKEEIEANSDHEIQLFPYGTLGESADIMEQTQDGILQFVDQSPGFTGSLIPEAQVFFVPYLLPTDQDHLARFFKESKAINDMFKPLYADQGLELLNMFPEGEVAMTTKTPVTTCSDLDEVKFRVMTNPLLVESYKAFGATPTPLPWGEVYGGLQTNVIQGQENPTFFLYSTKIYEVTDYITYAGHNNFTTAVMANKDFYDGLSAEDQQLVQNAALAAYDHTVVYQQQAADTELAKIMEAKPEMQVTVLTDEQRSCFKEAAAEVEAKFIEMTGDSGAAILKQMKADLAATAN; translated from the coding sequence ATGGCTCAATCCATCACTTTCACCTTTGGGGCCGTCGCTGCCGCGGGGATAGCACTGGCTGCCGGAACGGCGGCCCAGGCGGACACTTGGCGGTATGCTTTCGAAGAGGCGATGACCGACGTGCAGGGCGTCTATGCCCAGAAATTCAAAGAGGAAATCGAGGCCAATTCGGATCACGAAATCCAGCTGTTCCCCTATGGCACCCTGGGCGAATCCGCCGATATCATGGAGCAGACGCAGGACGGCATTTTGCAGTTCGTCGACCAGTCGCCGGGCTTTACCGGCTCGCTGATTCCCGAGGCGCAGGTGTTCTTTGTCCCATACCTGCTGCCCACCGATCAGGATCACCTGGCGCGCTTTTTCAAGGAGAGCAAGGCCATCAACGACATGTTCAAGCCGCTCTATGCCGATCAGGGGCTGGAGCTGCTGAACATGTTCCCCGAAGGCGAAGTGGCAATGACCACCAAGACTCCGGTCACCACCTGTTCGGATCTGGACGAGGTCAAGTTCCGGGTGATGACCAATCCGCTGCTGGTGGAAAGCTACAAGGCCTTTGGTGCGACACCGACGCCGCTGCCCTGGGGCGAGGTTTATGGCGGGTTGCAGACCAATGTGATCCAGGGACAGGAGAACCCGACCTTCTTCCTCTATTCGACCAAGATCTATGAGGTCACCGACTATATCACCTATGCCGGCCACAACAATTTCACCACAGCGGTGATGGCCAACAAGGACTTCTATGACGGGCTGAGCGCCGAGGATCAGCAACTGGTGCAAAATGCGGCGCTGGCGGCCTATGACCACACGGTGGTCTATCAACAACAGGCGGCGGACACCGAACTGGCTAAGATCATGGAGGCCAAGCCCGAGATGCAGGTGACGGTGCTGACCGACGAACAGCGCAGCTGCTTCAAGGAGGCCGCGGCCGAGGTCGAGGCCAAGTTCATCGAAATGACCGGCGACAGCGGCGCTGCGATCCTGAAACAGATGAAGGCCGATCTGGCGGCCACCGCCAACTGA
- a CDS encoding YHS domain-containing (seleno)protein, protein MLNRRTLLSGLAGALTASALPLWAETPVFYADDGAAIRGYDTVAYFTQGAPVQGAPAIAVMWKGAVWHFASHENRAAFEANPRAFAPQFGGYCAYAVARGYTTDTDPTAWRIVDGELFLIHSPEVARLWAEDIAGNIAGARRNWPSVLDR, encoded by the coding sequence ATGCTGAACAGACGTACCCTTCTTTCCGGCCTGGCCGGTGCCCTGACCGCCAGTGCTTTGCCACTTTGGGCCGAAACCCCCGTGTTCTATGCCGATGACGGGGCCGCCATTCGCGGCTATGACACGGTGGCCTATTTCACCCAAGGTGCCCCGGTTCAGGGCGCGCCCGCAATCGCGGTGATGTGGAAAGGGGCGGTCTGGCATTTCGCCAGCCACGAGAATCGTGCCGCGTTCGAGGCCAATCCGCGCGCCTTTGCGCCGCAATTCGGCGGCTATTGCGCCTATGCGGTTGCGCGCGGCTATACCACCGATACCGACCCGACCGCCTGGCGGATCGTCGATGGAGAGCTGTTTCTCATTCATTCGCCCGAGGTTGCCCGGCTCTGGGCCGAGGACATCGCCGGCAATATCGCCGGGGCGCGCCGCAACTGGCCCTCGGTGCTGGACCGGTAG
- a CDS encoding CoA-binding protein: MFDYSDDHLKRILKRTKVIAVVGVSMNPVRPSYYVARYLALKGYRVIPVNPGHAGQRLFGETVRAGLSEISEPVDMVDIFRRSEAVPPIVEEALEAFPGLKTIWMQIGIEHAEAAARAEARGVDVIQNRCPKIEYQRLFGELRMGGFATGIISSKL, translated from the coding sequence ATGTTTGACTATTCCGACGATCATCTGAAACGGATTCTAAAGCGCACCAAGGTGATCGCCGTGGTTGGCGTGTCGATGAACCCGGTGCGCCCCAGCTATTACGTGGCCCGTTATCTGGCGCTGAAAGGGTACCGGGTGATTCCGGTCAATCCGGGCCATGCCGGCCAGCGCCTGTTTGGCGAAACGGTGCGCGCGGGCCTGTCCGAGATCAGCGAACCGGTCGATATGGTCGATATCTTCCGCCGCTCCGAAGCGGTGCCGCCCATTGTCGAGGAAGCGCTGGAGGCTTTTCCCGGCCTCAAGACGATCTGGATGCAGATCGGGATCGAACATGCCGAGGCGGCAGCGCGGGCCGAGGCACGCGGGGTGGACGTGATCCAGAACCGCTGCCCCAAGATCGAATATCAGCGGCTGTTTGGCGAATTGCGCATGGGCGGTTTCGCCACCGGCATCATCTCGTCCAAGCTTTAA
- a CDS encoding DUF2867 domain-containing protein — protein MIRTYPIVEKTPLPATAQLWQAVQPGDFIDGYAVASQISPRAAAEIGLSLPGWANALLRLRNWIVRPLGLKTDVSDSGDKAIFPVTYEGADELILGADDSHLNFRISLVQQAGRLHMATWVHRNNLLGRVYLAVVMPFHILIVRGAMRRIARHGGAIASAPGAQ, from the coding sequence ATGATCCGCACCTACCCTATTGTCGAAAAGACCCCGTTGCCTGCGACCGCGCAGCTGTGGCAGGCAGTGCAGCCCGGTGATTTCATCGACGGCTATGCAGTAGCAAGCCAGATATCACCCCGCGCGGCGGCCGAGATCGGGCTGTCCCTGCCCGGCTGGGCCAATGCTCTCCTGCGTCTGCGCAACTGGATCGTGCGGCCCCTCGGCCTCAAGACAGATGTTTCCGACAGCGGCGACAAGGCGATCTTTCCTGTGACTTACGAGGGTGCCGACGAGCTGATCCTGGGCGCCGATGACAGCCACCTGAACTTTCGCATCTCGCTGGTGCAACAGGCCGGGCGGCTGCACATGGCGACCTGGGTGCACCGCAACAACCTGCTAGGGCGGGTCTATCTGGCGGTGGTGATGCCGTTCCACATCCTGATCGTGCGCGGGGCCATGCGCCGCATCGCCCGGCACGGCGGCGCGATTGCATCCGCGCCGGGGGCACAGTAA
- a CDS encoding PLP-dependent aminotransferase family protein produces MTNWLPDPSALASPLHSSLALAIAKAISEGKLPKGTQLPTHRKLAEELGLSVHTVSKAYESLRRQRLIDGQVGRGSYVLDLNTPDDQPFQLSSERGRNFDLSISRPAFSQRHAELFQQVLADLPQGLDPSYYLACRPNVGHDAHRAAGETWLRICGLDVPSERIIMTNGVSHGMSAALSALARPGDTVVSSRITHHLLVSGCSYLGLNLVGIDFDQDGMLPDALDRHCSENNAKVLFLLPSLANTTVEMIPEERRQALVQVARKHNLYIIENDAFGPVAEDRPVPVAALAPERTIYLTTFTKCTVSGLRAGYMAAPEHLLPALTGRIVVFGWMATPLMCEIATRWVLDGTALELALWQRRALAERYEIASQALQGHQWRGHPSALHLWLPLESGWTTSSFVAYARQLKVAVAPDAPFLTPKTPPPNAVRISLGSVQDLSRFKQAMELVGGMLSRPPEGVAPLAF; encoded by the coding sequence ATGACAAATTGGCTGCCCGATCCCTCCGCTCTCGCCTCTCCTTTGCATTCCAGCCTTGCCCTTGCCATTGCAAAGGCAATCTCGGAAGGAAAACTGCCGAAGGGCACGCAGTTGCCGACCCACCGCAAACTCGCCGAGGAACTGGGGTTGAGCGTTCACACGGTCAGCAAGGCTTATGAAAGCCTGCGGCGACAGCGATTGATCGACGGCCAGGTTGGACGCGGCAGCTATGTCCTGGACCTGAACACTCCGGATGACCAGCCGTTTCAGCTCAGCTCTGAACGCGGGCGCAATTTCGATCTGTCGATTTCACGGCCAGCCTTCTCGCAGCGTCATGCGGAACTGTTTCAACAGGTCCTGGCGGACCTGCCCCAGGGGCTGGACCCCAGCTATTATCTGGCTTGCCGCCCGAATGTGGGGCATGACGCCCACCGGGCAGCCGGCGAGACATGGCTGCGCATTTGCGGGCTGGATGTCCCGTCCGAACGCATCATCATGACCAATGGCGTCAGCCACGGCATGTCCGCCGCACTGTCGGCGCTTGCGCGGCCCGGCGACACGGTCGTGTCGAGCCGGATTACACATCATCTTCTGGTTTCCGGCTGTTCCTATCTGGGGCTCAATCTTGTCGGAATTGACTTCGACCAGGACGGGATGCTGCCGGATGCCCTGGACAGGCACTGTTCCGAGAACAACGCCAAGGTCCTGTTCCTGCTGCCTTCTTTGGCCAATACAACGGTCGAGATGATACCGGAGGAGCGCCGCCAGGCACTGGTGCAGGTCGCCCGCAAGCACAACCTGTACATTATCGAAAACGACGCGTTCGGCCCGGTCGCAGAAGACCGGCCCGTTCCGGTTGCGGCCCTGGCGCCAGAGCGGACGATTTACCTCACGACTTTTACAAAATGCACCGTTTCCGGTTTGCGGGCGGGTTATATGGCGGCCCCGGAACATCTGCTGCCGGCGCTGACGGGGCGGATTGTCGTCTTCGGCTGGATGGCGACACCGCTGATGTGTGAAATTGCCACCCGCTGGGTGCTGGACGGCACCGCGCTGGAACTGGCGCTCTGGCAGCGGCGCGCCTTGGCGGAGCGATACGAAATCGCGTCGCAAGCCCTGCAAGGCCACCAATGGCGGGGGCACCCGTCGGCGCTGCACCTCTGGTTGCCGCTCGAGTCCGGCTGGACCACGTCCAGTTTCGTGGCCTATGCCCGTCAGTTGAAAGTCGCGGTTGCACCAGACGCCCCCTTTCTGACCCCCAAGACACCGCCGCCGAATGCTGTCCGCATCTCGCTGGGCAGCGTTCAGGATCTGAGCCGTTTCAAACAGGCGATGGAACTGGTCGGCGGCATGCTGAGCCGTCCGCCAGAGGGAGTTGCCCCCCTCGCCTTCTAA
- the hisH gene encoding imidazole glycerol phosphate synthase subunit HisH, with the protein MLTAIIDYESGNLHSAEKAFQRMARETGAGEVVVTSDADLVARADRLVLPGDGAFPACAAELRGHKGLYDAMVEAVEQKGRPFLGICVGMQLMATTGHEYEETPGLGWVAGDVVRITPENAALKVPHMGWNDLVIEAAHPIFDGIAGGDHVYFVHSYHFRVTNPTERLAHVDYGGPVTAVVGRDTMVGLQFHPEKSQAIGLRMIGNFLTWTP; encoded by the coding sequence ATGCTCACCGCCATCATCGATTACGAATCGGGCAACCTGCACTCGGCCGAAAAGGCGTTTCAGCGCATGGCGCGCGAGACCGGCGCGGGCGAGGTGGTGGTGACCTCGGATGCCGATCTGGTGGCCCGGGCCGACCGGCTGGTGCTGCCGGGTGACGGCGCCTTTCCCGCCTGCGCCGCCGAGTTGCGTGGGCACAAGGGCCTATATGACGCGATGGTCGAGGCGGTGGAGCAGAAGGGTCGCCCTTTTCTGGGCATCTGCGTCGGCATGCAACTCATGGCCACCACCGGTCACGAGTATGAAGAGACCCCCGGTCTGGGCTGGGTCGCAGGCGACGTGGTTCGGATCACGCCTGAGAACGCGGCGCTGAAAGTGCCGCATATGGGCTGGAACGATCTGGTGATCGAGGCGGCGCATCCGATCTTTGACGGGATCGCCGGGGGCGATCACGTCTATTTCGTGCATTCCTATCACTTCCGGGTGACAAACCCCACTGAGCGGCTGGCCCATGTGGACTATGGCGGGCCGGTCACTGCGGTGGTCGGGCGCGACACCATGGTTGGACTGCAGTTCCACCCCGAGAAAAGCCAGGCCATCGGCCTGCGCATGATCGGCAATTTCCTGACCTGGACCCCCTAA
- a CDS encoding Lrp/AsnC ligand binding domain-containing protein, translating to MTTCVFIQIRCKPGSTYKVAEDIALREIHSELYSTSGEYDLLMKLYIPAGADVGKYINDHLLVIPNIERSLTTMTFKAF from the coding sequence ATGACCACCTGCGTATTCATCCAGATCCGCTGCAAGCCCGGCAGCACCTACAAGGTGGCCGAGGATATCGCGCTGCGCGAGATTCATTCCGAGCTCTATTCCACCAGCGGCGAATACGACCTGTTGATGAAGCTCTACATCCCGGCGGGCGCGGATGTGGGCAAATATATCAACGACCACCTGCTGGTGATCCCCAATATCGAACGCTCGCTGACCACGATGACCTTCAAGGCGTTCTGA
- a CDS encoding DUF2147 domain-containing protein — MKRLILAAGATLALAGMAMADPAAGTWQTEPGDTGGYLHVAIAPCGAQVCGTIKAAYDKNGAKQNDYEHAGKRMLWDMQPGGDGSYSGGQIWAPDSGKTYGSKMSLAGNTLTVKGCVAGGLICRGQAWKRVN; from the coding sequence ATGAAGAGATTGATTCTGGCCGCAGGTGCGACCCTGGCTCTGGCCGGCATGGCGATGGCCGATCCCGCCGCGGGCACCTGGCAGACCGAGCCGGGCGATACCGGCGGTTACCTGCATGTGGCCATCGCACCCTGCGGGGCACAGGTCTGCGGCACCATCAAGGCCGCCTATGACAAGAACGGTGCCAAGCAGAACGACTATGAACACGCCGGCAAGCGCATGTTGTGGGACATGCAGCCCGGTGGCGACGGTTCCTATTCCGGGGGCCAGATCTGGGCCCCGGATTCGGGCAAGACCTATGGCTCGAAAATGTCGCTGGCCGGCAACACGCTGACGGTCAAGGGTTGTGTCGCCGGTGGCCTGATCTGCCGCGGCCAGGCCTGGAAGCGCGTCAACTGA
- a CDS encoding phosphoribosyl-ATP diphosphatase yields the protein MSILHDLAATIEARKGADPDSSWTAKLLAKGPEKCAEKFGEEAIEAIIEAVKGDRAKLVSEGADVLYHFLVMLAARDVALDDVLAELAHRQGQSGIAEKAARPKG from the coding sequence ATGAGCATCCTGCACGACCTTGCCGCCACCATCGAGGCCCGCAAGGGCGCCGATCCCGACAGCAGCTGGACCGCCAAGCTGCTGGCCAAGGGCCCCGAGAAATGCGCCGAGAAATTCGGCGAAGAGGCGATCGAGGCGATCATCGAAGCGGTGAAGGGCGACAGGGCCAAGCTCGTGTCCGAAGGGGCGGATGTGCTCTATCACTTCCTCGTCATGCTGGCCGCCCGTGATGTGGCGCTGGACGATGTGCTGGCCGAACTGGCCCACCGCCAGGGCCAGAGCGGCATCGCCGAAAAGGCCGCGCGGCCCAAAGGTTGA